One segment of Danaus plexippus chromosome 10, MEX_DaPlex, whole genome shotgun sequence DNA contains the following:
- the LOC116766868 gene encoding uncharacterized protein LOC116766868: protein MDLKYFIFLLLLNRSSDAEDTEVYKMSDRVFTCSKWLSSVIDNFCNKVFKIVKRDASSLIDKITPKDLRKHQNKQRWRVRRQVASECCERPCTVGNIIMYCPDDAKLLIEDPDIFD from the exons Atggatttgaaatatttt ATATTCCTGCTGCTATTGAACAGGAGTTCAGACGCGGAGGATACAGAGGTTTACAAGATGAGTGACAGAGTGTTCACGTGCAGCAAATGGCTTTCGTCTGTCATTGACAACTTCTGTAACAAAGTCTTCAAGATTGTTAAGAGAGACGCTTCCTCACTCATTG ataaaataactCCAAAGGATTTACGTAAACATCAGAATAAACAAAGATGGCGCGTGAGGAGACAAGTCGCAAGTGAGTGTTGTGAGAGACCGTGTACTGTCGGTAACATTATAATGTACTGTCCCGATGACGCCAAACTGTTAATAGAAGATCCTGATATATTCGATTag
- the LOC116766642 gene encoding guanine nucleotide-binding protein G(q) subunit alpha isoform X3 — protein sequence MECCMSEEAKEQKRINQEIERQLRKDKRDARRELKLLLLGTGESGKSTFIKQMRIIHGSGYSDEDKRGFIKLVYQNIFMAMQSMIRAMDLLKIQYGNPSNAEKADLISSIDYESVTTFESPYVEAIKALWSDSGIQECYDRRREYQLTDSAKYYLSDLARIESSDYLPTEQDILRARQPTTGILEYPFDLDGIIFRMVDVGGQRSERRKWIHCFENVTSIIFLVALSEYDQILFESENENRMEESKALFKTIITYPWFQHSSVILFLNKKDLLEEKIMYSHLVDYFPEYEGPQRDASTAREFILRMFVDLNPDAEKIIYSHFTCATDTENIRFVFAAVKDTILQSNLKEYNLV from the exons ATGGAGTGCTGCATGTCGGAAGAGGCAAAAGAACAAAAGAGAATTAATCAAGAAATTGAGCGGCAACTCCGGAAGGACAAACGCGATGCTAGACGAGAACTCAAACTACTTTTGCTTG GCACTGGTGAGTCGGGCAAGTCAACGTTTATCAAGCAGATGAGGATCATTCACGGCTCGGGTTACAGCGACGAGGACAAGCGAGGGTTCATCAAACTGGTGTACCAGAACATCTTCATGGCCATGCAGAGTATGATACGGGCCATGGATCTACTCAAAATACAATACGGGAATCCGTCCAATGCG GAAAAGGCGGACTTGATATCGTCCATCGACTATGAAAGCGTCACAACCTTCGAGAGCCCATACGTCGAGGCTATCAAGGCTTTGTGGTCCGACTCCGGCATACAGGAGTGTTACGACCGCCGGAGGGAATACCAACTAACTGACTCCGCTAAGTA TTATCTAAGCGATCTAGCGAGAATCGAAAGTTCGGATTATCTTCCTACCGAGCAAGATATCCTCCGAGCCAGACAGCCAACCACCGGCATACTAGAGTACCCTTTCGATCTAGACGGGATCATATTTAG GATGGTGGACGTCGGCGGCCAGAGATCTGAAAGAAGGAAGTGGATTCATTGTTTCGAGAACGTTACATCAATCATATTCTTAGTAGCTCTTAGTGAATATGATCAAATTTTATTCGAATCAGAAAACGAG AATCGAATGGAAGAATCTAAGGCGTTGTTCAAGACTATTATAACGTATCCATGGTTCCAACATTCATCTGTCATCCTCTTCCTCAACAAAAAGGATCTTCTAGAAGAGAAGATCATGTACTCTCACCTCGTAGACTACTTCCCAGAGTATGAAG GTCCGCAGCGCGACGCCAGCACCGCGCGCGAGTTCATACTCCGCATGTTCGTGGACCTCAACCCGGACGCGGAGAAGATTATCTACTCGCACTTCACGTGCGCCACCG ACACCGAGAACATTAGATTCGTGTTCGCGGCGGTGAAGGACACGATCCTGCAGTCCAACCTCAAGGAGTACAACCTGGTGTAG
- the LOC116766642 gene encoding guanine nucleotide-binding protein G(q) subunit alpha isoform X5, which yields MECCMSEEAKEQKRINQEIERQLRKDKRDARRELKLLLLGTGESGKSTFIKQMRIIHGSGYSDEDKRGFIKLVYQNIFMAMQSMIRAMDLLKIQYGNPSNAEKADLISSIDYESVTTFESPYVEAIKALWSDSGIQECYDRRREYQLTDSAKYYLQEIDRVAACNYLPTEQDILRVRVPTTGIIEYPFDLEEIRFSYLSDLARIESSDYLPTEQDILRARQPTTGILEYPFDLDGIIFRMVDVGGQRSERRKWIHCFENVTSIIFLVALSEYDQILFESENENRMEESKALFKTIITYPWFQHSSVILFLNKKDLLEEKIMYSHLVDYFPEYEGPQRDASTAREFILRMFVDLNPDAEKIIYSHFTCATDTENIRFVFAAVKDTILQSNLKEYNLV from the exons ATGGAGTGCTGCATGTCGGAAGAGGCAAAAGAACAAAAGAGAATTAATCAAGAAATTGAGCGGCAACTCCGGAAGGACAAACGCGATGCTAGACGAGAACTCAAACTACTTTTGCTTG GCACTGGTGAGTCGGGCAAGTCAACGTTTATCAAGCAGATGAGGATCATTCACGGCTCGGGTTACAGCGACGAGGACAAGCGAGGGTTCATCAAACTGGTGTACCAGAACATCTTCATGGCCATGCAGAGTATGATACGGGCCATGGATCTACTCAAAATACAATACGGGAATCCGTCCAATGCG GAAAAGGCGGACTTGATATCGTCCATCGACTATGAAAGCGTCACAACCTTCGAGAGCCCATACGTCGAGGCTATCAAGGCTTTGTGGTCCGACTCCGGCATACAGGAGTGTTACGACCGCCGGAGGGAATACCAACTAACTGACTCCGCTAAGTA CTACCTACAGGAGATAGACCGTGTGGCGGCCTGCAACTATCTACCTACTGAACAGGACATACTCCGCGTGAGAGTCCCTACTACTGGTATCATCGAGTACCCCTTCGACCTGGAGGAGATCAGATTTAG TTATCTAAGCGATCTAGCGAGAATCGAAAGTTCGGATTATCTTCCTACCGAGCAAGATATCCTCCGAGCCAGACAGCCAACCACCGGCATACTAGAGTACCCTTTCGATCTAGACGGGATCATATTTAG GATGGTGGACGTCGGCGGCCAGAGATCTGAAAGAAGGAAGTGGATTCATTGTTTCGAGAACGTTACATCAATCATATTCTTAGTAGCTCTTAGTGAATATGATCAAATTTTATTCGAATCAGAAAACGAG AATCGAATGGAAGAATCTAAGGCGTTGTTCAAGACTATTATAACGTATCCATGGTTCCAACATTCATCTGTCATCCTCTTCCTCAACAAAAAGGATCTTCTAGAAGAGAAGATCATGTACTCTCACCTCGTAGACTACTTCCCAGAGTATGAAG GTCCGCAGCGCGACGCCAGCACCGCGCGCGAGTTCATACTCCGCATGTTCGTGGACCTCAACCCGGACGCGGAGAAGATTATCTACTCGCACTTCACGTGCGCCACCG ACACCGAGAACATTAGATTCGTGTTCGCGGCGGTGAAGGACACGATCCTGCAGTCCAACCTCAAGGAGTACAACCTGGTGTAG
- the LOC116766642 gene encoding guanine nucleotide-binding protein G(q) subunit alpha isoform X1, with the protein MECCMSEEAKEQKRINQEIERQLRKDKRDARRELKLLLLGTGESGKSTFIKQMRIIHGSGYSDEDKRGFIKLVYQNIFMAMQSMIRAMDLLKIQYGNPSNAEKADLISSIDYESVTTFESPYVEAIKALWSDSGIQECYDRRREYQLTDSAKYYLQEIDRVAACNYLPTEQDILRVRVPTTGIIEYPFDLEEIRFRMVDVGGQRSERRKWIHCFENVTSIIFLVALSEYDQILFESENENRMEESKALFKTIITYPWFQHSSVILFLNKKDLLEEKIMYSHLVDYFPEYEGPQRDASTAREFILRMFVDLNPDAEKIIYSHFTCATDTENIRFVFAAVKDTILQSNLKEYNLV; encoded by the exons ATGGAGTGCTGCATGTCGGAAGAGGCAAAAGAACAAAAGAGAATTAATCAAGAAATTGAGCGGCAACTCCGGAAGGACAAACGCGATGCTAGACGAGAACTCAAACTACTTTTGCTTG GCACTGGTGAGTCGGGCAAGTCAACGTTTATCAAGCAGATGAGGATCATTCACGGCTCGGGTTACAGCGACGAGGACAAGCGAGGGTTCATCAAACTGGTGTACCAGAACATCTTCATGGCCATGCAGAGTATGATACGGGCCATGGATCTACTCAAAATACAATACGGGAATCCGTCCAATGCG GAAAAGGCGGACTTGATATCGTCCATCGACTATGAAAGCGTCACAACCTTCGAGAGCCCATACGTCGAGGCTATCAAGGCTTTGTGGTCCGACTCCGGCATACAGGAGTGTTACGACCGCCGGAGGGAATACCAACTAACTGACTCCGCTAAGTA CTACCTACAGGAGATAGACCGTGTGGCGGCCTGCAACTATCTACCTACTGAACAGGACATACTCCGCGTGAGAGTCCCTACTACTGGTATCATCGAGTACCCCTTCGACCTGGAGGAGATCAGATTTAG GATGGTGGACGTCGGCGGCCAGAGATCTGAAAGAAGGAAGTGGATTCATTGTTTCGAGAACGTTACATCAATCATATTCTTAGTAGCTCTTAGTGAATATGATCAAATTTTATTCGAATCAGAAAACGAG AATCGAATGGAAGAATCTAAGGCGTTGTTCAAGACTATTATAACGTATCCATGGTTCCAACATTCATCTGTCATCCTCTTCCTCAACAAAAAGGATCTTCTAGAAGAGAAGATCATGTACTCTCACCTCGTAGACTACTTCCCAGAGTATGAAG GTCCGCAGCGCGACGCCAGCACCGCGCGCGAGTTCATACTCCGCATGTTCGTGGACCTCAACCCGGACGCGGAGAAGATTATCTACTCGCACTTCACGTGCGCCACCG ACACCGAGAACATTAGATTCGTGTTCGCGGCGGTGAAGGACACGATCCTGCAGTCCAACCTCAAGGAGTACAACCTGGTGTAG
- the LOC116766642 gene encoding G protein alpha q subunit isoform X4, which yields MECCMSEEAKEQKRINQEIERQLRKDKRDARRELKLLLLGTGESGKSTFIKQMRIIHGSGYSDEDKRGFIKLVYQNIFMAMQSMIRAMDLLKIQYGNPSNAEKADLISSIDYESVTTFESPYVEAIKALWSDSGIQECYDRRREYQLTDSAKYYLSDLARIESSDYLPTEQDILRARQPTTGILEYPFDLDGIIFRMVDVGGQRSERRKWIHCFENVTSIIFLVALSEYDQILFESENENRMEESKALFKTIITYPWFQHSSVILFLNKKDLLEEKIMYSHLVDYFPEYEGPKCDPIPAREYILQKYLKENPDPDRQCYSHFTTATDTENIKLVFCAVKDTIMQTALKEFNLA from the exons ATGGAGTGCTGCATGTCGGAAGAGGCAAAAGAACAAAAGAGAATTAATCAAGAAATTGAGCGGCAACTCCGGAAGGACAAACGCGATGCTAGACGAGAACTCAAACTACTTTTGCTTG GCACTGGTGAGTCGGGCAAGTCAACGTTTATCAAGCAGATGAGGATCATTCACGGCTCGGGTTACAGCGACGAGGACAAGCGAGGGTTCATCAAACTGGTGTACCAGAACATCTTCATGGCCATGCAGAGTATGATACGGGCCATGGATCTACTCAAAATACAATACGGGAATCCGTCCAATGCG GAAAAGGCGGACTTGATATCGTCCATCGACTATGAAAGCGTCACAACCTTCGAGAGCCCATACGTCGAGGCTATCAAGGCTTTGTGGTCCGACTCCGGCATACAGGAGTGTTACGACCGCCGGAGGGAATACCAACTAACTGACTCCGCTAAGTA TTATCTAAGCGATCTAGCGAGAATCGAAAGTTCGGATTATCTTCCTACCGAGCAAGATATCCTCCGAGCCAGACAGCCAACCACCGGCATACTAGAGTACCCTTTCGATCTAGACGGGATCATATTTAG GATGGTGGACGTCGGCGGCCAGAGATCTGAAAGAAGGAAGTGGATTCATTGTTTCGAGAACGTTACATCAATCATATTCTTAGTAGCTCTTAGTGAATATGATCAAATTTTATTCGAATCAGAAAACGAG AATCGAATGGAAGAATCTAAGGCGTTGTTCAAGACTATTATAACGTATCCATGGTTCCAACATTCATCTGTCATCCTCTTCCTCAACAAAAAGGATCTTCTAGAAGAGAAGATCATGTACTCTCACCTCGTAGACTACTTCCCAGAGTATGAAG GACCGAAATGCGATCCGATACCAGCCAGGGAATACATCCTACAGAAATATCTGAAAGAGAACCCTGATCCTGACAGACAGTGTTACTCACATTTCACCACAGCGACAG ACACTGAGAACATTAAGCTTGTGTTCTGTGCCGTCAAGGACACCATTATGCAAACAGCGCTCAAGGAGTTCAATCTGGCGTGA
- the LOC116766642 gene encoding G protein alpha q subunit isoform X2: MECCMSEEAKEQKRINQEIERQLRKDKRDARRELKLLLLGTGESGKSTFIKQMRIIHGSGYSDEDKRGFIKLVYQNIFMAMQSMIRAMDLLKIQYGNPSNAEKADLISSIDYESVTTFESPYVEAIKALWSDSGIQECYDRRREYQLTDSAKYYLQEIDRVAACNYLPTEQDILRVRVPTTGIIEYPFDLEEIRFRMVDVGGQRSERRKWIHCFENVTSIIFLVALSEYDQILFESENENRMEESKALFKTIITYPWFQHSSVILFLNKKDLLEEKIMYSHLVDYFPEYEGPKCDPIPAREYILQKYLKENPDPDRQCYSHFTTATDTENIKLVFCAVKDTIMQTALKEFNLA; encoded by the exons ATGGAGTGCTGCATGTCGGAAGAGGCAAAAGAACAAAAGAGAATTAATCAAGAAATTGAGCGGCAACTCCGGAAGGACAAACGCGATGCTAGACGAGAACTCAAACTACTTTTGCTTG GCACTGGTGAGTCGGGCAAGTCAACGTTTATCAAGCAGATGAGGATCATTCACGGCTCGGGTTACAGCGACGAGGACAAGCGAGGGTTCATCAAACTGGTGTACCAGAACATCTTCATGGCCATGCAGAGTATGATACGGGCCATGGATCTACTCAAAATACAATACGGGAATCCGTCCAATGCG GAAAAGGCGGACTTGATATCGTCCATCGACTATGAAAGCGTCACAACCTTCGAGAGCCCATACGTCGAGGCTATCAAGGCTTTGTGGTCCGACTCCGGCATACAGGAGTGTTACGACCGCCGGAGGGAATACCAACTAACTGACTCCGCTAAGTA CTACCTACAGGAGATAGACCGTGTGGCGGCCTGCAACTATCTACCTACTGAACAGGACATACTCCGCGTGAGAGTCCCTACTACTGGTATCATCGAGTACCCCTTCGACCTGGAGGAGATCAGATTTAG GATGGTGGACGTCGGCGGCCAGAGATCTGAAAGAAGGAAGTGGATTCATTGTTTCGAGAACGTTACATCAATCATATTCTTAGTAGCTCTTAGTGAATATGATCAAATTTTATTCGAATCAGAAAACGAG AATCGAATGGAAGAATCTAAGGCGTTGTTCAAGACTATTATAACGTATCCATGGTTCCAACATTCATCTGTCATCCTCTTCCTCAACAAAAAGGATCTTCTAGAAGAGAAGATCATGTACTCTCACCTCGTAGACTACTTCCCAGAGTATGAAG GACCGAAATGCGATCCGATACCAGCCAGGGAATACATCCTACAGAAATATCTGAAAGAGAACCCTGATCCTGACAGACAGTGTTACTCACATTTCACCACAGCGACAG ACACTGAGAACATTAAGCTTGTGTTCTGTGCCGTCAAGGACACCATTATGCAAACAGCGCTCAAGGAGTTCAATCTGGCGTGA
- the LOC116767033 gene encoding fatty-acid amide hydrolase 2-B-like isoform X2, which produces MLNGFMRRCLRFLVSLLAIFVLPTTYIVNIKRNRKCPPPTNPILYKSATTLAMMIRTKQITSEEVVKSYIERCKEVNPYLNAIVEPRYDLALKEAKCIDKMIASNDRTPEDLAKEHPLLGVPLTVKESIAVEGMSNDCGTIHHKRQPATRDADVVRAVRAAGAVIIAVTNTPQLCMNWETYNNVTGLTMNPYDQRLTTGGSSGGESALISSAASVIGMGSDIAGSLRLPPMFNGIFGHKPTPKLISIQGHVPDCLESEFEEYFALGPITRYAEDLSLMLKVLRQPNGPDVPLDKPVDLTRLRFYYMEGDCSNVTDNIGSDMKKALYKAKDYIKSTYNVEVEELKIPNIEHMWEISVRVLLKVNHVQNIYTDPEKRDQWVSVWPEVLKKMVGMSDHSFTSVFYGPVKKFFDALPNSYYEQLLKVFEQVKTDFSEALSDDAVLLFPTYPYPAHKHYRIFYRFLNCGYLTIFNVLGLPATACPLGLSDKGLPVGIQVVANKCNDHLTLAVAKEFEKAFGGWSPPNKDLLNSVKTA; this is translated from the exons ATGCTGAACGGTTTCATGAGGAGATGTCTCCGCTTCCTGGTGTCCCTCCTGGCCATCTTCGTCCTTCCAACCACATATATAGTTAACATCAAGCGAAACAGAAAATGTCCTCCACCAACCAACCCCATACTGTACAAATCCGCCACTACCCTGGCCATGATGATCAGAACTAAACAA atCACATCAGAAGAGGTGGTGAAGTCCTATATTGAAAGATGTAAAGAAGTTAACCCATACTTGAATGCTATCGTTGAACCACGGTACGACCTAGCTTTGAAAGAGGCGAAATGCATCGACAAAATGATAGCATCCAACGACCGCACCCCAGAAGACCTGGCCAAAGAACATCCTCTTTTGGGAGTTCCTTTGACGGTCAAGGAGAGCATTGCTGTTGAAG GGATGAGCAACGACTGCGGCACGATACACCACAAGCGTCAACCTGCTACGCGAGACGCTGACGTGGTCCGCGCAGTACGAGCTGCTGGCGCTGTGATAATAGCTGTCACTAACACGCCCCAGCTGTGCATGAACTGGGAGACATACAATAACGTCACCGGACTCACAATGAACCCGTACGACCAGAGGCTAACCACTGGCGGATCCTCTGGTGGAGAG tCTGCATTAATTTCGTCAGCAGCTTCAGTAATTGGAATGGGTTCTGATATCGCAGGTTCGCTTCGGCTTCCACCTATGTTCAATGGAATTTTTGGACATAAACCTACTCCGAAACTTATATCTATCCAGG GTCACGTTCCAGATTGTTTAGAATCTGAATTCGAGGAATACTTCGCTCTCGGACCCATCACGAGATACGCTGAAGATCTGTCTCTAATGTTAAAAGTCTTAAGACAACCTAATGGTCCTGATGTACCATTGGACAAACCT gtGGATCTCACACGTTTAAGGTTCTATTACATGGAAGGTGACTGCAGCAATGTCACTGATAACATTGGTTCGGACATGAAAAAAGCCCTTTACAAAGCCAAAGACTACATTAAGTCTACTTATAACGTAGAAGTTGAAGAG ctCAAAATACCAAACATAGAACATATGTGGGAGATAAGTGTGAGGGTTTTACTGAAGGTGAATCACGTACAGAACATCTATACAGACCCGGAAAAAAGAGACCAGTGGGTATCAGTGTGGCCCGAGGTGTTGAAGAAGATGGTAGGCATGTCGGATCATTCGTTCACGTCAGTTTTCTATGGACCAGTCAAGAAGTTCTTTGATGCTTTACCAAACAGCTATTATGAGCAGCTGCTAAAGGTTTTCGAACAAGTTAAGACTGATTTCAGC GAAGCTCTATCTGACGACGCTGTGTTACTGTTTCCGACATATCCCTACCCGGCTCACAAACATTACAGAATATTCTACAGATTCTTGAACTGCGGCTACCTAACAATATTCAATGTTTTAGGACTACCCGCTACTGCTTGTCCTTTAGGTCTATCAGATAAGGGTCTTCCTGTAGGAATACAAGTTGTTGCTAACAAATGCAATGATCATCTAACACTAGCAGTGGCGAAAGAATTCGAAAAGGCTTTTGGCGGCTGGTCGCCCCCCAATAAGGATCTTTTAAACAGTGTAAAAACTgcgtga
- the LOC116767033 gene encoding fatty-acid amide hydrolase 2-B-like isoform X1 — protein MKMRKDPVNVWSWCINVTINVLTRIILIIITDVLYHSFVLAEILLNNSSFLYPEWISLAFNSIGDNVNKVTFVMFNVITSKVVMLNGFMRRCLRFLVSLLAIFVLPTTYIVNIKRNRKCPPPTNPILYKSATTLAMMIRTKQITSEEVVKSYIERCKEVNPYLNAIVEPRYDLALKEAKCIDKMIASNDRTPEDLAKEHPLLGVPLTVKESIAVEGMSNDCGTIHHKRQPATRDADVVRAVRAAGAVIIAVTNTPQLCMNWETYNNVTGLTMNPYDQRLTTGGSSGGESALISSAASVIGMGSDIAGSLRLPPMFNGIFGHKPTPKLISIQGHVPDCLESEFEEYFALGPITRYAEDLSLMLKVLRQPNGPDVPLDKPVDLTRLRFYYMEGDCSNVTDNIGSDMKKALYKAKDYIKSTYNVEVEELKIPNIEHMWEISVRVLLKVNHVQNIYTDPEKRDQWVSVWPEVLKKMVGMSDHSFTSVFYGPVKKFFDALPNSYYEQLLKVFEQVKTDFSEALSDDAVLLFPTYPYPAHKHYRIFYRFLNCGYLTIFNVLGLPATACPLGLSDKGLPVGIQVVANKCNDHLTLAVAKEFEKAFGGWSPPNKDLLNSVKTA, from the exons ATGAAAATGAGAAAAGATCCAGTTAATGTATGGAGTTGGTGTATTAACGTGACAATAAACGTGTTAACTCGTATCATACTTATCATAATAACAGACGTTTTGTATCATTCGTTTGTGTTGGCGGAGATTTTGTTGAATAATTCTAGTTTCTTATATCCGGAGTGGATCTCCCTTGCGTTTAATAGTATTGGTGACAATGTGAACAAAGTAACGTTTGTTATGTTCAATGTAATCACATCGAAG GTCGTGATGCTGAACGGTTTCATGAGGAGATGTCTCCGCTTCCTGGTGTCCCTCCTGGCCATCTTCGTCCTTCCAACCACATATATAGTTAACATCAAGCGAAACAGAAAATGTCCTCCACCAACCAACCCCATACTGTACAAATCCGCCACTACCCTGGCCATGATGATCAGAACTAAACAA atCACATCAGAAGAGGTGGTGAAGTCCTATATTGAAAGATGTAAAGAAGTTAACCCATACTTGAATGCTATCGTTGAACCACGGTACGACCTAGCTTTGAAAGAGGCGAAATGCATCGACAAAATGATAGCATCCAACGACCGCACCCCAGAAGACCTGGCCAAAGAACATCCTCTTTTGGGAGTTCCTTTGACGGTCAAGGAGAGCATTGCTGTTGAAG GGATGAGCAACGACTGCGGCACGATACACCACAAGCGTCAACCTGCTACGCGAGACGCTGACGTGGTCCGCGCAGTACGAGCTGCTGGCGCTGTGATAATAGCTGTCACTAACACGCCCCAGCTGTGCATGAACTGGGAGACATACAATAACGTCACCGGACTCACAATGAACCCGTACGACCAGAGGCTAACCACTGGCGGATCCTCTGGTGGAGAG tCTGCATTAATTTCGTCAGCAGCTTCAGTAATTGGAATGGGTTCTGATATCGCAGGTTCGCTTCGGCTTCCACCTATGTTCAATGGAATTTTTGGACATAAACCTACTCCGAAACTTATATCTATCCAGG GTCACGTTCCAGATTGTTTAGAATCTGAATTCGAGGAATACTTCGCTCTCGGACCCATCACGAGATACGCTGAAGATCTGTCTCTAATGTTAAAAGTCTTAAGACAACCTAATGGTCCTGATGTACCATTGGACAAACCT gtGGATCTCACACGTTTAAGGTTCTATTACATGGAAGGTGACTGCAGCAATGTCACTGATAACATTGGTTCGGACATGAAAAAAGCCCTTTACAAAGCCAAAGACTACATTAAGTCTACTTATAACGTAGAAGTTGAAGAG ctCAAAATACCAAACATAGAACATATGTGGGAGATAAGTGTGAGGGTTTTACTGAAGGTGAATCACGTACAGAACATCTATACAGACCCGGAAAAAAGAGACCAGTGGGTATCAGTGTGGCCCGAGGTGTTGAAGAAGATGGTAGGCATGTCGGATCATTCGTTCACGTCAGTTTTCTATGGACCAGTCAAGAAGTTCTTTGATGCTTTACCAAACAGCTATTATGAGCAGCTGCTAAAGGTTTTCGAACAAGTTAAGACTGATTTCAGC GAAGCTCTATCTGACGACGCTGTGTTACTGTTTCCGACATATCCCTACCCGGCTCACAAACATTACAGAATATTCTACAGATTCTTGAACTGCGGCTACCTAACAATATTCAATGTTTTAGGACTACCCGCTACTGCTTGTCCTTTAGGTCTATCAGATAAGGGTCTTCCTGTAGGAATACAAGTTGTTGCTAACAAATGCAATGATCATCTAACACTAGCAGTGGCGAAAGAATTCGAAAAGGCTTTTGGCGGCTGGTCGCCCCCCAATAAGGATCTTTTAAACAGTGTAAAAACTgcgtga